The DNA sequence TAACGCTAAGAAGAGAGTCGTGAAGTTTGTTGACGGCAATAGATGTACAAAATGTGGATACCTGTCGTCGAATAACATATGCAAGGCATGCATGTTGCTGGAGGGTCTGGAGAAGAGCAGAGCCCAGGTGGCGATCGAGAATGACACTTCTGTCGATGGCGCAGCCTTGAAGCTGAGAGCTCTGGAGAAACTCAGCTTCtgatatatatgtatatatatggcTCACAGTATAAGAATGCAATGTAacataatataatataatatagTACGGCGCGCCTTCCATAAGAACGCGCAACACAATAAAgacaaataaataaatcagTTATAAAGCTGGCCATTACAGGGTACGTGTTGGAAAGGGAGGGAAAGCGTGGTGATAAGGAGCGAACCAAGCACATTGTTTTCCAAGAATGAGTAACGAAGATTACGGATACGATTAcgattatttatttaagaTAGTTCTTATCGGCGACTCCGGTGTGGGTAAATCGAATCTGTTGTCGAGATTTACAACCGATGAATTCAACATTGAATCTAAATCTACGATTGGCGTGGAATTCGCTACAAGAACCattgaagttgaaaacaagaagataAAAGCGCAGATTTGGGACACGGCGGGTCAAGAACGTTACAGGGCCATCACCTCTGCGTATTACCGTGGTGCTGTAGGTGCCCTTATAGTGTATGATATAAGCAAATCAAGCTCATACGAAAATTGCAACCACTGGCTTACCGAACTAAGAGAGAATGCAGATGACAACGTGGCTGTTGGGTTGATAGGAAATAAATCAGATCTGGCTCATCTAAGAGCAGTACCAACGGATGAAGCGAAAAATTTCGCAATGGAAAACCAAATGTTATTTACTGAGACAAGTGCTTTAAATAGTGACAATGTAGATAAGGCATTTAGAGAACTAATCGTAGCCATTTTCCAAATGGTAAGCAAACATCAAGTAGACTTAAACGGGTCTGGTACCAACAACACGGGCTCTAACAGCGGTCCAAAAGGCCCTACCATCAGCTTAACACCGGCaccaaaagaagataagaagaaaaaatccagCAACTGTTGTTAAATTTTGTGCCCTAGAAAGGTCGCATGGTTTCATGCATATTCTGCCTACATAAATCCGTTAATAATGCttttataaatataatcAAGTACATATACCTTTTCAAGTTATTTATTACAAACCCTCATCGCAcacaggaaaaaaagtataaacATACATGCGCCTCCAAAATTAGCACGTTCAACTTTCCTGACGCCCGCATTTTGGGATAGCCGAAGATAAGGatatgattttcttttacgATCCTAATATTTCGTCGTTGTGCAGTCTCAAACACGCGTGTATGTCCTTTCCGCAGGCATGAGCAACGTTGGACGGTTTTGTAACCGTCCGGATTATCTTCCAATTATTCAATCTGCTCGCTCTGCTCGCTCTGTGTATTTCCACGTACCTGCCCGGGTACAATTTTCGTCATGGTTTATATTGGAAGTTTTTCCGAAATTGCGGGTTTTGAAGGTTTATCCGAGAAGACGTGAGGGGTAAGCAGGAGAAGGAAGGCTATTTTACGCACGCAAGGGTAGGTACGAGAATGATTCAATATTCTGTtggcaattttttttgtttttttttggttatttttttttatattggCCCATTAACC is a window from the Saccharomyces paradoxus chromosome VII, complete sequence genome containing:
- the YPT32 gene encoding Rab family GTPase YPT32 (Rab family GTPase involved in the exocytic pathway~similar to YGL210W), whose amino-acid sequence is MSNEDYGYDYDYLFKIVLIGDSGVGKSNLLSRFTTDEFNIESKSTIGVEFATRTIEVENKKIKAQIWDTAGQERYRAITSAYYRGAVGALIVYDISKSSSYENCNHWLTELRENADDNVAVGLIGNKSDLAHLRAVPTDEAKNFAMENQMLFTETSALNSDNVDKAFRELIVAIFQMVSKHQVDLNGSGTNNTGSNSGPKGPTISLTPAPKEDKKKKSSNCC